From one Candidatus Gastranaerophilales bacterium genomic stretch:
- a CDS encoding HigA family addiction module antitoxin codes for MKEELIPIPHIGEVLFEEFLEPLNISQNALAVAINVPSNRINAIVRGQRNITADTDLRLTKYFGLSKGYFLRLQANLELLEQNRKIEKDLAKIIPFKSTNMDVGKKTAKRTARVGRNPSNGESIKSPENKVNNVNIQALNLKRG; via the coding sequence ATGAAAGAAGAATTAATTCCGATTCCACATATTGGAGAAGTTTTATTTGAAGAGTTTTTAGAGCCTTTGAATATTTCTCAAAATGCCCTTGCAGTTGCTATCAATGTTCCTTCAAATAGAATTAATGCTATTGTAAGAGGACAAAGAAATATTACAGCCGATACAGACCTAAGACTTACAAAATATTTTGGGCTTTCAAAAGGTTACTTTTTGCGTTTGCAAGCTAATCTTGAATTACTTGAGCAAAATCGTAAGATTGAAAAAGATTTGGCGAAGATTATTCCGTTTAAATCCACAAACATGGATGTTGGCAAAAAAACAGCAAAAAGGACAGCAAGAGTTGGAAGAAATCCTTCAAATGGCGAAAGCATAAAAAGCCCTGAAAATAAGGTAAATAATGTTAATATCCAAGCATTAAATTTAAAACGAGGATAA
- a CDS encoding recombinase family protein, translating into MIKAIIYARVSSEEQEKEGFSIPAQIDLLKNYAKKNNIEIVKTFEESQTAKQAGRIKFNEMIKFLQSSKDVKTILVEKTDRFYRNFKDYVEIGEDDFIIHLVKENEVIGKNATSHQKFVHGIKVLMAKNFIDNLREETQKGRLKKAQEGYFIGQVPYGYKKIDPKTTIVDEEKAPFEDVPLNYILKVIYL; encoded by the coding sequence ATGATTAAAGCCATAATTTATGCAAGAGTTTCATCAGAAGAACAGGAAAAGGAAGGGTTTTCTATTCCTGCTCAAATTGATTTGCTTAAAAATTACGCTAAGAAAAACAATATTGAAATAGTAAAAACCTTTGAAGAATCACAAACAGCAAAGCAAGCCGGACGAATAAAATTCAATGAAATGATTAAATTTTTACAGTCTAGCAAAGACGTCAAAACGATACTTGTAGAAAAAACTGATAGATTTTACAGGAACTTTAAAGACTATGTGGAAATTGGCGAAGATGATTTTATAATTCATTTAGTCAAAGAAAATGAAGTAATTGGCAAAAATGCAACTTCACACCAAAAGTTTGTTCATGGCATTAAAGTCTTAATGGCAAAGAACTTTATTGATAACTTACGAGAAGAAACCCAAAAAGGACGATTAAAAAAAGCACAAGAAGGTTATTTTATTGGGCAAGTTCCATACGGCTATAAAAAGATTGACCCCAAGACAACCATTGTTGATGAAGAAAAAGCTCCCTTTGAAGACGTGCCTTTGAATTATATTCTCAAGGTGATTTATCTTTAG
- the surE gene encoding 5'/3'-nucleotidase SurE, whose product MKILIANDDGIQALGIATLAKALCKEHEVYIIAPDQERSAAGHALTLNMPLRVVDVNIGIDVKKAWAISGTPGDCVKIGVTAILDEKPDLIISGINHGPNLGSDVLYSGTVSAAMEGAVLGFPSIAVSLADLYGNSYNFNPAAEFMAKFINKIDNINFPKKTILNINIPAAELEDMNGIEVTRLGTKVYTDEYEKRLDPRGKVYYWLAGEVKHDSQEKGTDIYAVRDNKISITPVTFEMTYTSILPDLEVAFCKSNCT is encoded by the coding sequence AAGCGTTATGTAAAGAACATGAAGTTTATATAATAGCACCGGACCAGGAACGCAGTGCGGCAGGGCATGCATTGACGCTTAATATGCCTTTGAGGGTAGTCGATGTCAATATTGGTATAGATGTAAAAAAAGCCTGGGCAATATCAGGAACCCCCGGCGATTGCGTAAAAATAGGAGTTACAGCCATTTTGGATGAGAAGCCGGATTTGATTATTTCAGGTATCAACCATGGTCCCAACCTGGGTTCGGATGTTTTATATTCAGGCACGGTAAGCGCTGCTATGGAAGGCGCTGTGTTGGGCTTCCCCAGTATTGCGGTTTCTTTGGCGGATTTGTACGGCAATTCTTATAACTTTAACCCTGCAGCTGAATTTATGGCAAAGTTTATTAACAAAATAGACAACATTAACTTCCCTAAAAAAACCATTCTCAATATTAACATTCCTGCTGCAGAGCTTGAAGATATGAACGGGATAGAAGTTACCAGACTGGGTACAAAAGTTTATACCGATGAATATGAAAAACGACTTGACCCGAGAGGTAAAGTATATTACTGGCTTGCAGGCGAAGTTAAGCACGACAGCCAGGAAAAGGGTACTGATATTTATGCCGTAAGAGATAACAAAATATCAATTACTCCTGTAACATTTGAGATGACTTATACAAGCATTTTGCCCGATTTGGAAGTTGCTTTTTGCAAGTCAAACTGTACTTAA
- a CDS encoding helicase-related protein, translated as MNSSNIKDNRKRGSVAKFLEEKMIENSKLCIVTAYFTVYAFDALKDKLGSLKQVEFLFGEPAFIKTVKPENAESKVYKIENDQIQLASKLTQKNIAKECAMWIKEKVKIKSIKQSGLLHGKMYHITTPQEQEDAILGSSNFTMKGLGLAQNSNIELNLEIDSKRDVVELKKWFYEIWNDSNLVTDVKSEVLKHLELLYKNNSPQIVYFKTLYHLFENFLNEESSLKDLENQKQFTETMIWKKLYQFQKDGVKTAINKINKYNGCIIADSVGLGKTFEALAVIKYFEQYGNQNVLVICPKKLRKNWTKYQVQNNDRTNPFLGDKFRYTVLSHTDLSRETGWVDSINLENFYWENYDLIVIDESHNFRNNTKGRKDEYGEVKKSRYERLLDDVITKGINTKVLLLSATPVNNTLDDLQNQLYFITAGKDGAFKENLEILNLKSLISQSKREFLEWSKQENKTQMTLLDKLNPSFFKLLDALTIARSRKHIKNHYPESLKEIGAFPKRKKPQSIYSKIDLLDEFPHYDDINDTILNYKLSLFTPAVFLKEKHKKEYAEQSKIAQFTQESREKFLIGMMKSNFLKRLESSVYSFKITLGNTIQKIDNLIGKIDKFEKYDFDDFVFEDYEDNELNEMLRVGKKLKYDLKDIDLDDWKYALNKDRNELEKLYRKALKITPERDAKLNELKNLISEKIKNPTLDKFNKGNRKVVVFTAFSDTAKYIYDNIKDYIKNDLNVNIALVTGSDSNTTLGKNDYDEILINFSPISKERANHNILEEIDILIATDCISEGQNLQDCDYLINYDIHWNPVRLIQRFGRIDRIGSIHNEIQLVNFWPTDDLNKYIKLKNRVEERMTLVDVSATNADNILSPDEIEEVIKSDLKYRDKQLKRMKDEILDLEDFEEGISLTDFTLEDFRLELISFIQTNKELLEKMPLGINGVTSREILSLSGDKHNLSQGVIFCLKQLNKPKDKENINPLQPYFLVYITMEGVIKYTFVNTKKILEIYRALCSNRTELDESLYELFDEQTSNGQDMELFNDLLNKALRKIKEKFEHKMYDNLFNVRGGKIPKFNELINSNEDFELITWLVII; from the coding sequence TTGAATTCTTCCAACATAAAAGATAATAGAAAAAGAGGTTCTGTTGCTAAGTTTCTTGAAGAAAAAATGATAGAAAATTCTAAGCTCTGCATTGTTACAGCTTATTTTACAGTTTATGCTTTTGATGCATTAAAAGATAAGCTTGGAAGTTTAAAACAAGTCGAATTTTTGTTTGGTGAACCTGCTTTCATAAAAACTGTAAAGCCTGAAAATGCGGAATCTAAAGTCTACAAAATAGAAAATGACCAAATACAATTAGCAAGCAAATTAACACAAAAAAATATTGCAAAAGAATGCGCTATGTGGATAAAGGAAAAGGTAAAAATAAAATCAATAAAGCAAAGCGGTTTATTGCATGGAAAAATGTATCATATTACAACTCCTCAAGAACAAGAAGATGCTATTTTAGGAAGCTCTAATTTTACAATGAAAGGATTGGGGTTAGCACAAAATTCTAACATTGAACTAAATCTTGAAATTGATAGCAAAAGAGATGTCGTTGAGTTAAAAAAATGGTTTTATGAAATATGGAATGATTCTAATTTAGTTACTGATGTTAAATCTGAAGTATTAAAACATCTAGAATTATTATATAAAAATAATTCTCCTCAAATAGTATATTTTAAAACTCTTTACCATCTTTTTGAAAATTTTTTAAATGAAGAAAGTAGCCTAAAAGATTTAGAGAACCAAAAACAATTTACCGAAACAATGATATGGAAAAAATTATATCAATTCCAAAAAGATGGTGTAAAAACAGCTATCAATAAAATAAATAAATATAATGGTTGCATAATTGCTGATAGTGTTGGATTAGGAAAAACTTTTGAAGCTCTAGCTGTCATTAAATATTTTGAACAATATGGAAATCAAAATGTTTTAGTAATTTGTCCCAAAAAACTCAGGAAAAACTGGACTAAATATCAGGTTCAAAATAACGATAGAACCAATCCGTTTTTGGGAGATAAATTTAGATACACAGTACTAAGCCATACCGATTTAAGTAGAGAAACAGGTTGGGTAGATAGCATTAATTTAGAAAATTTTTACTGGGAAAATTATGATTTAATAGTAATTGATGAATCGCATAATTTTAGAAACAATACAAAAGGCAGAAAGGATGAATACGGTGAAGTTAAAAAAAGCAGATATGAAAGACTTCTAGATGATGTTATTACAAAAGGTATAAATACAAAGGTTTTGTTATTATCTGCAACTCCTGTAAATAATACTCTTGATGACTTACAAAATCAGTTATATTTCATAACAGCAGGTAAAGATGGTGCTTTTAAAGAAAATCTTGAAATTTTGAATTTAAAAAGCCTAATATCACAATCTAAAAGAGAGTTTTTAGAATGGTCAAAACAAGAAAATAAAACACAAATGACCTTACTTGACAAATTAAATCCTTCCTTTTTCAAACTTTTAGATGCTTTGACAATTGCTCGTTCTAGAAAACATATCAAAAATCATTATCCTGAGTCTTTGAAAGAAATAGGAGCTTTTCCTAAAAGAAAAAAACCTCAGTCAATTTATTCCAAAATAGATTTATTGGATGAATTTCCCCACTACGATGATATTAATGATACTATATTGAATTATAAATTATCTTTGTTCACACCCGCAGTTTTCTTAAAAGAAAAGCATAAAAAAGAATATGCAGAACAGTCTAAGATAGCTCAATTTACTCAAGAGAGTAGAGAAAAATTTCTAATTGGGATGATGAAATCGAATTTTTTGAAACGGTTAGAAAGCTCTGTATATTCTTTTAAAATAACTCTTGGTAACACAATTCAGAAAATAGATAATTTAATTGGAAAAATTGATAAGTTTGAAAAATATGATTTTGATGACTTCGTTTTTGAAGATTATGAAGATAATGAATTAAATGAGATGTTAAGAGTTGGTAAAAAATTAAAATATGACTTAAAAGATATCGATTTAGACGACTGGAAATATGCTCTAAATAAAGATAGAAATGAATTAGAAAAATTATATAGAAAAGCTTTAAAAATAACTCCCGAAAGAGATGCAAAATTAAATGAGTTAAAGAACTTAATTTCTGAAAAAATTAAAAATCCTACATTAGATAAATTTAACAAAGGAAATAGAAAAGTTGTTGTTTTTACAGCATTTAGTGATACTGCAAAATATATTTATGACAACATAAAAGATTATATAAAAAATGATTTAAATGTTAATATAGCTTTAGTTACTGGCAGTGACTCAAATACAACTTTGGGCAAAAATGATTATGATGAAATTTTAATTAATTTTTCACCTATTTCAAAAGAAAGAGCCAATCACAATATATTAGAAGAAATTGATATTTTGATTGCAACTGATTGTATTTCAGAAGGTCAAAATTTACAAGATTGTGATTATTTGATTAATTATGATATTCATTGGAATCCGGTTAGACTTATTCAAAGATTTGGACGTATAGATAGGATTGGAAGTATTCATAATGAAATTCAACTTGTTAATTTCTGGCCCACTGATGACTTAAATAAATATATAAAATTAAAAAACCGGGTTGAAGAAAGAATGACATTAGTTGACGTATCAGCAACCAATGCAGATAACATTCTTAGCCCTGATGAAATTGAGGAGGTAATTAAATCGGATTTAAAATATAGAGACAAACAATTAAAAAGAATGAAAGATGAAATTCTTGATTTGGAAGATTTTGAGGAAGGAATATCCTTAACCGATTTTACCCTGGAAGATTTCAGATTAGAATTAATAAGTTTTATTCAAACCAATAAAGAATTATTAGAAAAAATGCCTCTAGGAATAAATGGTGTTACTTCACGAGAAATCTTATCGTTAAGTGGCGATAAGCACAATTTATCACAAGGAGTTATTTTCTGTTTGAAACAATTAAACAAGCCTAAAGACAAAGAAAATATAAATCCATTACAACCGTATTTTTTAGTTTATATAACTATGGAAGGGGTAATAAAATACACTTTTGTTAATACAAAAAAAATATTAGAGATATATAGAGCATTATGCTCCAACAGAACTGAACTCGATGAATCCTTATATGAATTGTTTGATGAACAAACTTCCAATGGTCAAGATATGGAACTTTTTAACGATTTATTAAACAAAGCCTTAAGAAAAATAAAAGAAAAATTTGAACATAAAATGTATGATAATTTGTTTAATGTAAGAGGAGGGAAAATCCCCAAATTCAATGAACTAATAAATAGTAACGAGGATTTTGAACTAATCACGTGGCTTGTAATTATTTGA
- the ruvB gene encoding Holliday junction branch migration DNA helicase RuvB gives MAIVEGNSKYKQPASRLAVDAQEAVSDKSFEQSIRPQKFCDYIGQAHLKETLQITITSAQKRMQSIDHMLFYGPPGLGKTTLASVVANEMDVNIKITSAPALERPRDIIGILMGLKSGEILFIDEIHRLSKIAEEILYPAMEDFFIDMTTGKAQTVKNLRVPVPKFTLIGATTKAGSLSGPLRDRFGIIHRMEFYTVQELMRVIKRTADILTIGIDDKGLESIAIRSRGTPRIANRLIKRVRDYAIVRYDGKIDGKIANEALDMLRIDKFGLDTTDRDLMKLIIEKYDGGPVGIETLATALGEDAKTIEDVYEPYLLQSGLILRTARGRRVSPEGYRMLGFKQFSSQISLEF, from the coding sequence TTGGCTATAGTAGAGGGGAATTCTAAATACAAACAGCCTGCGTCAAGATTGGCTGTTGACGCTCAAGAAGCTGTCAGTGATAAAAGTTTTGAACAGTCTATAAGACCGCAGAAGTTCTGTGATTATATAGGTCAGGCTCATTTAAAAGAAACTCTGCAAATCACCATTACATCAGCTCAAAAACGTATGCAGTCAATAGACCATATGTTATTTTACGGTCCCCCGGGACTTGGCAAAACAACCCTTGCTTCCGTTGTTGCTAATGAAATGGACGTTAATATAAAAATTACATCAGCTCCGGCGCTTGAGCGTCCTCGTGATATTATAGGGATTTTGATGGGGTTAAAATCAGGTGAGATATTATTTATAGACGAAATTCACAGGCTTAGCAAGATAGCGGAAGAAATCCTTTATCCCGCTATGGAAGATTTTTTTATTGATATGACAACCGGCAAAGCACAAACAGTTAAAAACTTGAGGGTGCCTGTTCCAAAATTCACTCTTATAGGCGCAACTACAAAAGCGGGAAGTTTGTCAGGTCCTTTACGTGACAGATTTGGTATCATCCACAGAATGGAGTTTTATACCGTACAAGAACTTATGCGGGTTATTAAAAGAACTGCCGATATTCTGACGATTGGGATTGATGATAAAGGTCTGGAATCAATTGCAATACGTTCGAGAGGTACCCCTCGTATAGCAAACAGATTAATAAAAAGGGTTCGTGATTATGCGATTGTGCGCTATGACGGCAAAATTGACGGCAAAATTGCAAATGAAGCACTCGATATGCTCAGGATAGATAAATTCGGGCTTGATACGACCGATAGAGATTTGATGAAACTTATCATAGAAAAATACGACGGTGGACCTGTAGGTATCGAAACATTGGCAACTGCACTCGGCGAAGATGCTAAAACCATAGAAGATGTTTATGAGCCGTACTTGCTTCAGTCGGGTTTGATTTTAAGAACAGCAAGAGGACGCAGAGTTTCACCCGAAGGTTACAGAATGCTGGGCTTCAAACAGTTCTCATCACAAATAAGCTTGGAGTTTTAA
- a CDS encoding type II toxin-antitoxin system RelE/ParE family toxin: MIKSFKCKETEKIYNGKFSKKIPHEIQRRALIKLYSIDAAESIDDLTTPPANFLEQLQGDRKGQYSIRVNQQYRICFNWVDNDAINVEIIDYH, from the coding sequence TTGATTAAATCGTTTAAATGTAAAGAAACTGAAAAAATTTATAATGGTAAATTTTCAAAAAAAATTCCGCATGAAATTCAACGCAGGGCTTTAATAAAACTATATAGTATTGATGCTGCTGAAAGTATTGATGATTTGACAACTCCACCGGCAAATTTTTTGGAACAGCTTCAAGGTGATAGAAAAGGGCAATATTCTATTAGGGTTAATCAGCAGTACAGAATTTGTTTTAATTGGGTTGACAATGACGCTATTAATGTAGAAATAATAGACTATCACTAA
- a CDS encoding type II secretion system protein, translating to MKKLKVSTIPQLHKAFTLAEVLITLMVIGVIAVVTIPSLLQSWQERETVTKLKKTYSILQQAYKLAEIENGDPTNWNGDWKHLFKNINIIEECGTTKQGCFGSSTYKSLSGNVYATAVEPSGATNYKYLTNDNVGISFSTNFRANNCQGSYTVNGLPYCVWLNVDINGSKPPNQWGVDTFVFYLTKQGIFPLGGANSSGTTYPHSFCQKTDDYHSTYGCARWVIERGNMDYSTTW from the coding sequence ATGAAAAAATTAAAAGTATCAACAATCCCCCAACTCCATAAGGCCTTCACATTAGCGGAAGTTCTTATAACCCTTATGGTTATAGGTGTTATTGCCGTAGTAACCATACCAAGCCTTCTGCAATCTTGGCAAGAAAGAGAAACTGTCACTAAGTTAAAAAAGACATATTCTATACTTCAGCAAGCTTATAAGCTAGCCGAAATAGAAAATGGTGATCCAACCAATTGGAATGGTGATTGGAAACACTTGTTTAAAAACATTAATATTATTGAAGAATGTGGTACGACAAAACAGGGCTGTTTTGGTAGTTCCACGTACAAATCCCTTTCAGGTAATGTTTATGCCACTGCTGTCGAACCTTCAGGAGCTACCAATTATAAATATTTGACCAATGATAACGTTGGAATTTCTTTTTCTACAAATTTTCGTGCAAATAATTGCCAAGGTAGCTACACTGTTAATGGTTTACCTTACTGCGTTTGGCTAAATGTGGATATTAACGGAAGTAAACCACCAAATCAATGGGGGGTTGATACTTTCGTTTTTTATCTCACAAAACAAGGTATTTTCCCCTTGGGAGGAGCAAATTCCAGCGGCACGACATATCCTCATTCTTTTTGCCAAAAAACAGATGACTACCATAGCACCTACGGTTGTGCGCGGTGGGTAATTGAACGTGGAAATATGGATTATTCAACAACTTGGTAG
- a CDS encoding GAF domain-containing sensor histidine kinase, whose translation MKSAYLYILLIFLLSLSSLLLGYLAVLYRQNSFNSLLRNIQSKFENIFDKEKLSFILMKETEEMFNPSDCVLVEYSYTGTKVIASTRTIDSYTKNQFHKESYMILKNLLKSVTHILDHNAFKNETVRKYLNFLNYENFYVVPVFIDDYHIMVMELYYDNKPGKFDKKLLRHIIYLFEKAYRSLNYISKSNARIRRDELVIKVLDKIRNTLDEKEIKRQILEEIGRAFKADRVVLIEYDKKNTENIPSFIKEYIGNPYLRPIKESGYDIKKIWEVLLKAIPQRPPIFVVESAEKFLKDNKLEGSELEEFFIKTQVKSSYPFRIRENDDKVLYLFLQYISEINIMDEHDLKILELLAKQINIALEQAELYSRMKMLMEKEKTLRGIISETKILPNTTQIYKYLLEKITDLFKATGTIIVEFHPESPSLDYKIYNYYKPNTVNIKEDTFPDRLFKLFYDVSVNQRPCFIKEIREYLKANNLEAVFEENNIKLAAIFPFITRNPKHYSALGLIYQRDVVLSAYQKDLLSNIIDSTSHIVKELTRNSEIIELREAFLSTLAHDLQIPLIAQRNAIEYLLKKEKQHNGEYRIVEELLETNQNLTNMLKNLLSIYNFEAGKYKLYKRHFNLLDVINEIEAKYAPLIKEKHLNIKKEMRTDELIVHGDMAEIQKVFEIIFMNAIDHTRYASDIVISFERKDNVLITCITDQGEGISEDIKKIIFQRNAMSNFLERKIGAGMNLYLAKLIISAHHGKIYFNTQKSEGSSFCVALSG comes from the coding sequence ATGAAGAGTGCATATCTTTATATTTTACTGATTTTTTTATTATCTCTGAGCTCGTTATTGCTTGGTTATCTTGCCGTGCTTTACAGGCAAAACAGCTTTAACTCGTTATTGCGGAATATTCAATCAAAATTTGAGAATATATTTGATAAAGAAAAATTATCTTTTATTCTTATGAAAGAAACAGAAGAAATGTTTAATCCGTCAGATTGTGTTTTAGTTGAATATTCTTATACCGGTACCAAGGTTATTGCTTCTACAAGAACGATAGACAGCTATACAAAAAATCAGTTTCATAAAGAAAGCTATATGATTTTAAAGAATTTGTTAAAATCGGTTACACATATTCTTGACCACAATGCTTTCAAAAATGAAACAGTCAGAAAATACTTGAATTTTTTAAACTACGAAAATTTTTATGTAGTGCCTGTGTTTATTGATGACTATCATATAATGGTAATGGAGCTTTATTATGACAACAAACCCGGCAAGTTTGATAAAAAACTGTTAAGGCATATTATATATCTTTTCGAAAAAGCTTACCGCAGCTTGAACTATATTTCTAAATCAAATGCCCGTATAAGACGTGATGAGCTTGTTATCAAAGTCCTCGATAAAATCCGCAACACTTTGGATGAAAAAGAAATCAAACGTCAAATATTGGAAGAAATAGGCAGAGCGTTTAAAGCAGACAGAGTTGTCCTGATAGAATATGATAAAAAAAATACCGAAAATATCCCCTCTTTTATCAAGGAATATATAGGAAATCCTTATCTAAGACCTATCAAGGAATCCGGATATGATATTAAAAAAATTTGGGAAGTCTTATTAAAAGCAATACCTCAAAGACCTCCTATATTTGTCGTTGAATCCGCAGAAAAGTTTCTTAAGGATAATAAGCTTGAAGGCAGTGAACTTGAAGAATTTTTTATAAAAACACAGGTCAAGTCCAGTTATCCGTTTAGAATTCGTGAAAATGACGATAAAGTCTTGTATCTTTTTCTTCAATATATAAGTGAAATAAATATAATGGATGAGCACGATTTAAAAATACTTGAACTGCTTGCTAAACAAATAAATATAGCTCTAGAGCAGGCTGAATTATATTCCAGGATGAAAATGCTTATGGAAAAAGAAAAGACGCTTAGAGGCATAATTTCTGAAACTAAAATTTTACCCAACACTACACAGATTTATAAATACCTGCTTGAAAAAATTACCGATTTGTTTAAGGCAACAGGTACTATTATAGTAGAATTTCACCCTGAAAGCCCTTCATTGGATTATAAAATATACAATTATTACAAACCTAATACAGTAAACATTAAAGAAGATACATTTCCTGACCGTTTATTTAAGCTTTTTTATGATGTAAGTGTTAATCAGCGCCCCTGTTTTATAAAAGAAATCAGAGAATATTTAAAGGCGAATAATTTAGAGGCTGTTTTTGAAGAAAATAATATAAAACTTGCTGCAATATTTCCTTTTATAACACGCAATCCCAAACATTACAGTGCGTTGGGGCTTATTTATCAGCGGGATGTTGTGCTTTCCGCTTATCAAAAAGATTTGCTCTCAAATATTATAGACAGTACCTCTCATATTGTTAAAGAATTAACCAGAAACTCTGAAATTATCGAACTTAGAGAGGCGTTCCTGTCTACTTTGGCGCATGATTTACAAATCCCTTTGATTGCTCAAAGAAATGCTATCGAATATCTTCTCAAGAAAGAAAAACAACATAACGGTGAATACAGAATTGTTGAAGAATTGCTTGAGACAAACCAAAACCTTACTAATATGCTGAAAAATTTGCTTAGTATTTATAACTTTGAGGCAGGCAAATATAAACTTTATAAGCGCCATTTTAACCTGCTTGACGTTATTAATGAAATAGAGGCAAAATATGCGCCACTTATAAAGGAAAAACATTTGAACATAAAAAAAGAGATGCGCACGGATGAACTTATAGTCCATGGGGATATGGCGGAGATTCAAAAGGTTTTTGAAATTATATTTATGAATGCTATTGACCATACACGATATGCCAGCGATATTGTAATATCATTTGAACGTAAAGATAATGTTCTGATTACCTGTATTACCGACCAGGGCGAGGGGATTTCTGAAGATATTAAAAAGATAATCTTTCAGCGAAATGCAATGTCTAATTTTCTTGAAAGAAAAATTGGTGCGGGCATGAATTTGTATTTAGCGAAGTTGATTATTAGCGCCCACCACGGAAAAATTTACTTTAATACCCAAAAAAGCGAAGGCTCAAGCTTCTGTGTAGCCTTGAGCGGGTAA